The following DNA comes from Flavobacterium sp. N3904.
ACATTATTACTTTTAGATGCAGAAGCAAATTCTACTATTTTATTAATAAATTCATCGTTTGAGCTTATACCACTTAATTCATACCCAACTGCATCGTAAAGAACAACAGCAGAGTTTTCTATTGCATATCTTATAATTTCTTGTGTAAATGGTTTTCCTATTCCAGTTTTAGCAATATCTGTTTTAAAAATTAAATTAGTTAAAGAACTCTTTCCTACACCTGTTCCTCCTAACAAAAGGATATTAGGCTTTTTAACAGACTGTTCAATTTTTTTTAATTCTTCATTTAATTTTTCTTGAAATGAATTTTCCATTTTTTTTATAATTATTAATTTATTTTTTCTAAATATACCACATCAAACTACCGTTTTATGTCAGTATAAAATTTATTTCGTAAAACTTCTTATTACTGCTTTAATCCCCTCATCCGCTTTTTTACAAAATATCCATAGTGAATTTATAATCAATTCCATTTTCAACGATGTTAGCAGGATTATCAATCAATCTTCTATTTTTCTTTTACCTTTAGATTTGTTTGAGAAAGTAAGGGTTACTCCTATGTTTTTAGTACAAATAACTATCAATACGGCAACTTCTAAAGCGATCATTCATCTCACCCTATTCTGTTCAAATCATCGATTTGTTCAAAAATAAATTCATTATGTACAGCAATTCTTCTGGAAAGGGTAACCAAATCTATAACAGACCAAACTCCCATGCCTCCTAAGGTAATCCAATACAAAAATTGAATTTTCCATTTGCCCAAATAAGCATAATGCAACCCAAAAAAGAACCACAATCGATAAGCGGTATCCAAAGATTTAATCTGTGATTCCAAATGATTTTTAATCATTTTTAAAATTAATTTAGTTCTAACTATTTCCTTTTTTCAAAAATAAAAATTAAATTTCTCCTAAATTACTTAACCTACGAAAGCCTCTTTTTGCAGAATGAACACATCATTCTAAGCCATAAACGAGAAATGCTCTTACCTAAAATAGATAAGAGCATTATTCGTTTAAGTCAAAAAAATTATACTTCTAAACAAATGGTAACGGTTGTTCCTTCATTTATTTTGTGCTGAATGACAATCGTATTCTCAAAAGTTCCATCTAACAAAGACAAACGTTCTTTTGCTAATGCTACACCCCTAGAATGATGTGTTTTTTGCTTGTTGGGCGTTACAAATCCAACACCATTATCCCAAATTTTACATTCTAAAATACCTTCAGTCACCATTGAAAATGAAATAATCAATTTTGGATCTGTGTGAGTGTAATCAAAAGCATGGACAAAAACATTCTCCACAAAAGGTTGTAGCAGCATTGTTGGGATTTCGAAAAAATCTATATCCACTTCTGGATCAATTTGAAATTCAAAAGTAATTCTATCGTCAAATCGCATGTTTTCAATGGTCATGTACAATTCTAGGTAAGCAATTTCATCTTCTAGCGTAATGGTTTGTTTTGAAGAATTCTCCAATGTTTTTCGCATTAATTTGGCAAACGCTCCAATGTAGC
Coding sequences within:
- a CDS encoding TM2 domain-containing protein codes for the protein MIKNHLESQIKSLDTAYRLWFFFGLHYAYLGKWKIQFLYWITLGGMGVWSVIDLVTLSRRIAVHNEFIFEQIDDLNRIG